Proteins encoded within one genomic window of Bradyrhizobium sp. 186:
- a CDS encoding TolC family protein produces MQAAPEINPGPTNRLQITSRHVAAVLAGLFLSGCAIFSQDGGMTVVADVAGETIRKDVISIRTADDAERAQEIVRRLLRQTLTVDSAVQIALLSNRGLQAAYNELALAEADLIGESLPPNPTFSISRISGNGALEIERQVVGDILALATLPFRSEIARQRFQKAQLRAAEETLRLAADVRRAYYRAIATNELVGLLTDAKSTAESTAQLAEKLGQTGSLNKLDQAREQVFYAETTAELATLRQDATSARERLIRLLGLWDGDTGIRLPLKLPVLPQRPRALPRIEVDAVEHRIDLQMARIELGALAKSLNLTEATRFVTLLDVAGIDRKTRDPDTPPFRERGFDVQFQIPIFDGGEVRVRQAAETYNQAFNRLTEKAVNVRSEARDAYRVYRSTYDIAGHYQREVLPLRKIISDEMQLRFSSMQVDVFALLTEARQRIAALRAAIEAKRDFWLAQSELQTAINGGGGSETQQRTRPSTNVQASGGGGH; encoded by the coding sequence ATGCAGGCAGCGCCCGAAATCAATCCCGGTCCAACGAACCGCCTCCAGATCACGTCGAGGCATGTCGCGGCCGTTCTCGCGGGTCTCTTTTTGTCCGGATGCGCGATCTTCTCTCAGGACGGCGGGATGACGGTCGTCGCCGACGTCGCCGGTGAAACGATCAGAAAGGACGTGATCTCCATCCGAACCGCGGACGACGCCGAACGCGCCCAAGAGATCGTTCGTCGGCTCCTGCGGCAGACGCTTACGGTGGACTCGGCCGTCCAGATCGCGCTGCTCAGCAATCGCGGCCTGCAGGCCGCCTACAACGAGCTCGCCCTCGCCGAAGCCGATCTGATCGGAGAGAGCCTGCCGCCGAACCCGACGTTCTCGATCTCGCGCATTTCCGGAAACGGCGCGCTCGAGATCGAGCGGCAGGTGGTCGGCGACATCCTGGCGCTCGCGACCTTGCCGTTCCGCTCGGAGATAGCGCGGCAACGATTCCAGAAAGCGCAGCTTCGCGCCGCTGAGGAGACGCTGCGGCTCGCCGCCGACGTGCGGCGCGCCTACTACCGGGCGATCGCCACCAACGAACTCGTTGGGCTGCTGACCGACGCCAAGTCGACCGCGGAATCCACTGCGCAGCTCGCCGAAAAGCTCGGGCAGACCGGATCACTGAACAAGCTCGACCAGGCCCGGGAGCAGGTCTTCTACGCCGAGACGACAGCCGAGCTCGCGACGCTGCGGCAGGATGCGACGAGCGCGCGGGAGCGTCTCATCCGTCTGCTCGGACTCTGGGACGGGGATACGGGAATCCGATTGCCTCTAAAACTGCCGGTGCTTCCGCAGCGGCCCCGAGCGCTGCCACGCATCGAGGTCGACGCCGTCGAGCACCGCATCGACCTGCAGATGGCCCGCATTGAGCTCGGCGCCTTGGCGAAGTCACTCAATCTCACCGAGGCTACCCGCTTCGTCACCCTGCTCGACGTCGCGGGCATCGACCGCAAGACTCGCGATCCGGATACGCCACCGTTCCGCGAACGCGGCTTCGACGTTCAATTCCAGATTCCGATCTTCGATGGCGGCGAGGTCCGCGTACGGCAGGCGGCCGAGACCTACAACCAGGCCTTCAATCGGTTGACGGAAAAGGCTGTCAACGTCCGCTCGGAGGCGCGCGACGCCTACAGGGTCTACCGCTCGACCTACGACATCGCGGGCCACTACCAGCGCGAGGTGCTGCCGCTGCGCAAGATCATCTCCGACGAGATGCAGCTTCGCTTCTCGAGCATGCAGGTCGACGTTTTCGCCCTGCTGACGGAAGCGCGGCAGCGGATCGCGGCGCTGCGCGCAGCCATCGAGGCCAAACGCGATTTCTGGCTGGCGCAATCGGAATTGCAGACTGCCATCAACGGGGGCGGTGGCAGCGAGACTCAACAACGAACCCGCCCGTCGACGAACGTTCAAGCGAGTGGCGGCGGCGGACATTGA
- a CDS encoding copper oxidase: MLSRRGFLGTAALVSATAVSGRVQAANIPEAPTMDKVTMQPPLHPTSGPDYRPVVTLNGWTLPWRKNGDWKEFHLVAEPVVREFAEGMKANLWGYNGQAPGPTIEAVEGDKVRIFVTNRLPEHTTVHWHGMILPNGMDGVGGLNQPHIPPGKTFVYEFELKKSGTFMYHPHSDEMVQMAMGMMGMFIVHPRDQTFRPVDRDFVFIMSTYLIDPGTYLPKVNEMTDFNMWTWNSRVFPGIDPLPVRLGDKVRVRMGNLTMTNHPIHLHGHSFAVSCTDGGWVPESAQWPEVTIDVPVGAIRTFDVLADNPGDWAFHCHKAHHTMNAMGHDMRNMIGVSKKDLAKAVGKLAPDAMVMGSTGMAMGEMEMPMPDNTLMMMTGSGQFGPIEMGGMFSVMKIREGMARDDYSDPGPYKNPPGTVAYEIDAPQAEPPRQGKPKEATKPAEMKGMKGMKGMKGM, from the coding sequence ATGCTATCGCGAAGAGGATTCCTTGGTACGGCGGCGCTGGTAAGCGCTACCGCCGTGAGCGGCCGGGTGCAGGCGGCCAACATTCCGGAAGCGCCGACCATGGACAAGGTGACGATGCAGCCGCCGCTCCATCCGACGAGCGGTCCTGATTACCGGCCCGTCGTCACCTTGAACGGCTGGACGTTGCCGTGGCGGAAGAACGGTGACTGGAAGGAATTCCATCTCGTCGCCGAACCCGTGGTGCGCGAATTCGCCGAAGGGATGAAGGCGAACCTATGGGGCTACAACGGCCAAGCGCCGGGACCGACGATCGAAGCGGTCGAGGGCGACAAGGTACGCATCTTCGTCACCAACAGGCTGCCCGAGCACACGACAGTCCACTGGCACGGCATGATCCTGCCGAACGGCATGGACGGTGTCGGCGGCCTCAATCAGCCGCACATCCCGCCCGGCAAGACCTTCGTCTACGAATTCGAGCTGAAGAAGAGCGGGACCTTCATGTACCACCCGCATTCCGACGAGATGGTGCAGATGGCGATGGGCATGATGGGCATGTTCATTGTGCATCCGCGCGACCAGACCTTCCGGCCGGTCGACCGCGACTTCGTCTTCATCATGAGCACGTATCTGATCGATCCCGGCACCTACCTGCCGAAGGTCAACGAGATGACCGATTTCAACATGTGGACCTGGAACAGCCGCGTATTCCCGGGCATCGATCCGCTGCCGGTCCGCCTCGGCGACAAGGTGCGCGTGAGAATGGGCAATCTCACCATGACCAATCATCCGATCCATCTGCACGGCCACAGCTTTGCGGTCAGTTGCACGGACGGAGGCTGGGTGCCCGAGAGCGCGCAATGGCCAGAGGTCACGATTGACGTGCCGGTCGGCGCGATCCGCACATTCGACGTCCTCGCCGACAACCCCGGCGACTGGGCGTTCCACTGCCACAAGGCCCATCACACCATGAACGCGATGGGCCACGACATGCGGAACATGATCGGAGTTTCCAAGAAGGATCTCGCGAAGGCGGTCGGCAAGCTCGCGCCCGACGCGATGGTCATGGGCTCGACAGGCATGGCCATGGGCGAGATGGAAATGCCGATGCCCGACAACACTCTCATGATGATGACGGGCTCTGGCCAATTCGGGCCGATCGAAATGGGAGGCATGTTCTCGGTGATGAAGATCCGCGAAGGCATGGCGCGTGACGACTACAGCGATCCCGGGCCCTACAAGAATCCCCCCGGCACTGTTGCCTATGAAATCGATGCGCCCCAAGCCGAACCGCCGCGGCAGGGCAAACCGAAGGAGGCGACGAAACCTGCCGAGATGAAGGGAATGAAAGGGATGAAAGGCATGAAGGGCATGTAG
- a CDS encoding cupredoxin family protein has product MKTLNRTGVALVATLLLSVTALASEGPPDQHHGASFSAGQPGDATRPSRIVQVTMIESDGKMLFLPNRIDVKKDEQVKFILRNSGELDHEFVLGTTKENLKHAEMMRKTPDMEHDDANGKRLAPKQTDQIVWKFSKVGDFEYSCLIPGHREAGMTGTIGKSNPERKET; this is encoded by the coding sequence ATGAAGACGCTAAACCGGACCGGCGTCGCGCTGGTCGCGACGCTGCTGCTCTCGGTCACGGCCCTCGCCAGCGAGGGACCGCCGGATCAGCATCACGGCGCCTCGTTTTCGGCCGGCCAACCGGGCGATGCCACGAGGCCGTCCAGGATCGTTCAGGTCACGATGATCGAATCCGACGGCAAGATGCTGTTCTTGCCGAACAGGATCGACGTCAAGAAGGACGAACAGGTCAAGTTCATCCTGCGCAACAGCGGTGAACTCGACCACGAATTCGTCCTCGGCACCACGAAGGAGAATCTCAAACATGCGGAAATGATGAGGAAGACCCCGGACATGGAACATGATGATGCGAACGGTAAGCGTCTTGCTCCTAAGCAGACCGATCAGATCGTGTGGAAATTCAGCAAAGTCGGCGATTTCGAATATTCCTGCCTGATCCCCGGTCACCGGGAAGCGGGAATGACCGGCACGATCGGTAAGTCAAACCCCGAAAGGAAAGAAACATGA
- a CDS encoding copper-binding protein: MKNTKLAATTLALSLFASLAASAQDAMVKGEVKKIDQTAGKITLNHGPIKNLDMTDENMTMVFRVQDPAMLKQVKVGEKVQFAAERGNSGITITKIEKSK; the protein is encoded by the coding sequence ATGAAGAATACCAAACTTGCAGCAACAACCCTGGCACTCTCGCTGTTCGCTTCGCTCGCGGCATCCGCACAGGACGCGATGGTCAAGGGCGAGGTGAAGAAGATCGATCAGACAGCCGGCAAGATCACGCTCAACCACGGCCCGATCAAGAATCTGGACATGACCGACGAGAACATGACGATGGTGTTCCGCGTGCAGGACCCGGCGATGCTCAAGCAGGTCAAGGTAGGTGAAAAGGTCCAATTCGCCGCCGAGCGCGGTAACTCCGGCATCACCATCACCAAGATCGAAAAGAGCAAATAG
- the copC gene encoding copper homeostasis periplasmic binding protein CopC: MMTTLAAITMLAASLLSGAAYAHPELQSADPAPGAATTTSPKQIRITFNEDVITKMSGVEVKDQTGKIIATGKAMSDPANKKLLIVPVSEQLSPGDYKVEWHAVSDDTHRVKGSFSFSVAH; the protein is encoded by the coding sequence ATGATGACCACCCTAGCGGCGATTACCATGTTGGCGGCAAGCTTGTTGAGCGGTGCCGCATATGCCCATCCTGAACTCCAATCGGCCGATCCCGCTCCGGGAGCGGCCACGACGACGTCGCCCAAGCAGATACGGATCACGTTCAACGAAGACGTGATCACGAAGATGTCCGGTGTGGAGGTGAAGGACCAAACCGGCAAAATCATTGCGACCGGGAAGGCGATGTCCGACCCGGCCAATAAAAAGCTGCTGATCGTACCAGTCAGCGAACAATTATCGCCAGGCGACTACAAGGTCGAATGGCACGCGGTTTCCGACGACACCCACAGAGTCAAAGGCAGTTTTTCGTTCAGCGTGGCGCACTGA
- the copD gene encoding copper homeostasis membrane protein CopD, translating into MIDLGLVAARLLHYVAVTTLAGVSFFPLYAYVFAEPKELSRRRQAVLLFVGAAALLSGLLWFVFSVANMSGTLTDVADQEVLWTVLNETNFGGVWMGRMLLSVLIIGVTAVRPFRTGIAGRDLVTAFLAAALLASLAGTGHAQIEEGWTKVVHIASDAVHLLAAGAWLGGLVPLGFILLDYSRGDKEPIVDVEQVLMRFSSMGYVAVATLIVSGLVNSWFLVGSVSSLLRTPYGQILLGKLALFAAMLALAAANRFWLVPRLIKTREDSGEPAGWLGRLRYHVVGEQSLGLLVLLAVSVLGTMRPAVGQ; encoded by the coding sequence ATGATCGATCTCGGACTCGTCGCCGCCCGGCTTCTGCACTACGTGGCGGTGACAACGCTTGCCGGCGTGTCGTTCTTTCCTCTGTACGCCTATGTGTTTGCCGAACCGAAGGAGCTATCCCGCCGCCGGCAAGCGGTTCTTCTCTTCGTCGGCGCTGCTGCGTTGCTCAGCGGCCTGCTTTGGTTCGTGTTCTCGGTCGCAAACATGAGCGGGACTTTGACCGATGTTGCCGATCAAGAGGTTCTGTGGACGGTCTTGAACGAAACGAACTTCGGCGGTGTTTGGATGGGGCGAATGCTTCTCTCTGTTCTCATTATCGGCGTAACGGCCGTCCGTCCGTTCCGGACGGGCATCGCCGGGCGAGATCTGGTAACGGCATTTCTTGCGGCGGCGCTGTTGGCGTCGTTGGCCGGTACGGGTCACGCCCAAATCGAGGAAGGGTGGACGAAGGTTGTCCACATCGCGTCCGACGCAGTGCACCTTCTAGCCGCCGGCGCATGGCTCGGTGGGCTAGTTCCACTCGGCTTCATCCTCCTCGACTATTCGAGGGGGGACAAGGAGCCGATAGTCGACGTGGAGCAGGTTCTGATGCGGTTCTCAAGTATGGGCTACGTCGCGGTGGCCACGCTCATCGTTTCGGGCCTCGTCAACAGCTGGTTTCTTGTCGGCTCGGTCTCTAGTCTGCTCAGGACTCCGTACGGGCAGATCCTTCTCGGGAAGCTGGCGCTGTTTGCTGCAATGCTTGCGCTCGCCGCCGCGAACCGCTTCTGGCTCGTCCCGCGGTTGATCAAGACGCGAGAAGATTCCGGCGAGCCGGCTGGGTGGCTCGGAAGGTTGCGTTACCATGTGGTTGGCGAGCAATCCTTGGGCCTGCTGGTTCTTCTTGCAGTCTCTGTTTTGGGGACCATGCGGCCGGCGGTAGGCCAATGA
- the copC gene encoding copper homeostasis periplasmic binding protein CopC, with product MSRNTIAIAALAAVAIGALATSADAHPKLTYISPATDVPSKASPTEIKLNFSEGVIAKFSGLELKDEAGKSVAIGVPVNDPADQRQLVVPLPRPLTAGRYTVMWHAVSQDTHHVKGEYSFEVAH from the coding sequence ATGTCGCGGAATACGATAGCGATAGCTGCGCTCGCAGCTGTGGCGATTGGCGCGCTTGCCACTTCGGCTGATGCTCATCCCAAACTGACGTACATCAGCCCTGCAACGGATGTTCCTAGCAAGGCCTCCCCCACGGAGATCAAGCTGAATTTCAGCGAGGGCGTGATCGCGAAGTTCTCCGGCCTCGAACTCAAGGACGAGGCCGGGAAGTCTGTCGCCATTGGGGTGCCGGTGAATGATCCTGCGGATCAACGGCAACTCGTCGTTCCGCTACCGCGGCCGCTGACGGCGGGACGTTATACGGTCATGTGGCATGCGGTTTCCCAAGATACCCACCACGTGAAGGGCGAGTATTCGTTCGAGGTAGCGCACTGA
- a CDS encoding copper-binding protein, giving the protein MLVDHPNRILRASVLASTLVGAVLTLQMSGALAQGGMSDTKKMPGMNDMMNDTKKATTANGTGTVTALNAANHKVTFDHGPIPAIKWPAMTMEFAVAPSIDLAKLKTGDKVNFTLSGSGNTYTVQSISPAP; this is encoded by the coding sequence ATGCTTGTTGACCACCCCAATCGCATCCTGCGCGCCAGCGTACTCGCCTCAACGTTGGTAGGCGCAGTATTGACGTTGCAGATGAGCGGGGCTCTGGCTCAGGGCGGCATGTCCGACACGAAGAAGATGCCGGGCATGAATGATATGATGAACGATACGAAAAAGGCGACAACCGCGAACGGAACCGGCACCGTCACCGCCCTGAACGCCGCGAACCACAAGGTTACATTCGATCATGGTCCGATCCCCGCCATCAAATGGCCGGCAATGACGATGGAATTCGCAGTCGCTCCTTCTATCGATCTTGCGAAGCTCAAGACAGGTGACAAGGTCAACTTCACCCTGAGCGGATCCGGTAACACCTATACGGTACAGTCGATCAGTCCGGCCCCCTGA
- a CDS encoding SPW repeat protein, which yields MFNLNRRTEAFIDISNLALGVFLFLSPWIFGFTSDLGWHTSWIAGTAISVIAIFSIGDLFASVTIPSFIETEEWLNLAIGLWLAACPWILRFHGDTEAMQVHLAVGLVIAAIAVVELWVMHHAPPHERA from the coding sequence ATGTTCAACCTAAACAGAAGAACCGAAGCGTTCATCGATATCAGCAATCTCGCCTTGGGCGTGTTCCTGTTTTTGTCGCCTTGGATATTCGGATTTACGTCCGACCTCGGATGGCATACATCGTGGATTGCAGGTACTGCGATCAGTGTCATCGCGATCTTCTCAATTGGCGACCTTTTCGCCTCGGTTACTATTCCGAGCTTCATCGAAACCGAGGAATGGCTCAATCTCGCTATCGGCTTGTGGTTGGCGGCGTGTCCGTGGATCCTCCGCTTCCACGGCGACACGGAGGCTATGCAAGTCCACCTGGCGGTGGGGCTGGTCATCGCGGCAATCGCGGTTGTCGAACTCTGGGTGATGCACCACGCTCCTCCGCATGAAAGGGCATAA
- a CDS encoding isoprenylcysteine carboxylmethyltransferase family protein, producing MSVNMLFGGAAISIVLVSWGFYLLVVPKGWREWTRAGIVQAFFIAFYAEMYGFPVTIYLLARIFNLDVAGDVWDGNLWVYLTGSRWAMPASMTVGYTLVVFGALLLIAGWREVHRASAKRRIATRGPYALMRHPQYTAIFLALFGEGVVHWPTLFSLTAFPIIVIAYSLLARKEEQQMMKKFGDKYRVYQQRVPMFLPDRNDWGSVFRDYQI from the coding sequence ATGAGCGTAAACATGCTCTTCGGAGGCGCCGCAATTTCAATCGTCTTGGTGTCGTGGGGTTTCTACCTTCTCGTCGTGCCGAAAGGCTGGCGGGAATGGACTCGGGCAGGAATAGTGCAAGCCTTCTTTATTGCGTTTTATGCCGAGATGTATGGATTTCCTGTCACGATTTACCTGCTCGCCCGCATCTTCAACCTCGATGTTGCGGGCGATGTTTGGGACGGCAATCTCTGGGTCTATCTGACAGGCAGCCGATGGGCGATGCCAGCCTCGATGACCGTCGGGTACACTCTTGTCGTCTTTGGAGCTCTGTTGCTGATCGCCGGGTGGCGTGAGGTACACCGAGCGAGCGCAAAACGGCGCATTGCCACCCGAGGTCCTTACGCCCTGATGCGCCATCCACAATACACCGCCATTTTCCTCGCGCTGTTTGGCGAAGGTGTGGTGCACTGGCCGACGCTCTTTTCACTGACGGCATTTCCGATCATCGTCATTGCATACTCGCTCCTGGCTCGAAAGGAAGAGCAGCAGATGATGAAAAAGTTCGGCGACAAATATCGGGTCTACCAACAGCGAGTGCCGATGTTCTTGCCCGATCGGAACGATTGGGGAAGTGTTTTCCGCGATTACCAAATTTGA
- a CDS encoding DUF411 domain-containing protein — MSDKLHTVTRRNALALVAAFLVLQRSPAEAESPAILVHKDPNCSCCAGWVRHLKDAGFAVRVEETTNLQPIRKRLGVPADLAACHTAEVDGYVLEGHVPAVAVRRLLEQRPTAVGLAVPGMPAGSPGMEGGTPQQYDVVLFGANGRQSFMRFFGAETVG, encoded by the coding sequence ATGTCGGACAAACTGCACACAGTGACGCGCCGGAATGCGCTGGCTTTAGTGGCCGCTTTTCTCGTTTTGCAACGGTCTCCCGCCGAAGCCGAATCCCCGGCGATCCTGGTTCATAAAGATCCAAATTGCAGTTGCTGCGCCGGTTGGGTGCGGCATCTCAAGGACGCTGGTTTCGCTGTTAGGGTTGAGGAGACCACAAATCTTCAACCCATCAGGAAACGACTGGGTGTGCCAGCCGACCTCGCGGCTTGCCACACAGCTGAGGTCGATGGATACGTGCTGGAGGGGCATGTCCCGGCGGTGGCTGTGCGACGACTCCTGGAACAGCGACCGACCGCCGTTGGGTTAGCCGTCCCCGGCATGCCCGCCGGTTCGCCGGGAATGGAGGGAGGGACACCTCAGCAGTACGACGTCGTCCTCTTCGGTGCGAACGGCCGACAATCCTTTATGCGCTTTTTCGGCGCGGAAACTGTCGGATAA
- a CDS encoding FixH family protein has protein sequence MNSYTYARALQVALIGIAVTGSATLARADIKDYEFQLVDKSVKKGDAVISVRLVHKPDGKPVPDAVIFAKRLDMAPDGMETMKTTIEPMPSTEPGIYKFKAEVTMEGGWRLSLAAKVQGETGTVENKLVIKATP, from the coding sequence ATGAATAGTTACACTTATGCGCGCGCCCTCCAGGTTGCGCTGATCGGCATTGCCGTGACCGGGTCGGCGACGCTCGCACGCGCTGACATCAAAGACTATGAGTTCCAGCTGGTTGATAAGTCCGTCAAGAAGGGCGACGCCGTCATCTCGGTCCGTCTTGTCCACAAGCCCGACGGCAAGCCGGTCCCCGATGCGGTGATCTTCGCCAAGAGACTCGATATGGCGCCGGACGGCATGGAGACGATGAAGACAACGATCGAGCCCATGCCCAGCACCGAACCTGGAATCTATAAGTTCAAGGCTGAGGTGACGATGGAGGGCGGCTGGCGGTTGTCCCTGGCCGCCAAAGTCCAGGGCGAAACCGGCACGGTCGAGAATAAACTCGTTATCAAGGCGACGCCGTGA
- a CDS encoding TolC family protein: MLWLSLAAASEQTMPGATVESVVAIAKRLNPTVAAASLEFDAAVHKIGTAGVLADPTLILEAWDVNRQGVGQRRIGLEQEIKLWGKYGLERNVAQAEADAAKFQGRATVIDLIAQVVAAHGEYNAAYEAVTIAVEIKRRYDELLSLLRSRYGTTSVDQQDVIKAEIEAATAEGDVIRRQGEQKAAAARLNALIGRPSLASLAAPTGFRAVKATSLAQVQALARSANPMLALAGAQSNSAAQTKSLTDLNYYPDVTLGAKYVQRPGTEDTGEFMLGVKLPLHYEVKDAEQRAAGARLGAAQARNEALRLRVDGQVADAWFGVDALRKVVQIYASRQLPPARSSVDNARNGFQAGTSDLSSVFESERRLRAIQLDLLKLKVELQTKYAEMERLAGGAL, translated from the coding sequence ATGCTGTGGCTCTCCCTGGCGGCGGCTAGTGAGCAGACCATGCCCGGGGCGACGGTGGAAAGCGTTGTCGCAATTGCCAAGCGCCTCAATCCCACGGTGGCGGCAGCCTCGCTCGAATTCGATGCGGCGGTCCACAAGATTGGAACGGCCGGCGTGTTGGCCGATCCGACCCTCATTCTCGAGGCGTGGGACGTCAACCGGCAAGGCGTGGGGCAGCGTCGCATCGGCCTTGAACAAGAAATCAAGCTGTGGGGCAAATACGGCCTCGAGCGCAATGTCGCGCAGGCTGAAGCCGACGCTGCAAAATTCCAGGGCCGCGCAACAGTTATCGATCTGATTGCGCAAGTCGTCGCCGCGCATGGCGAATACAACGCTGCCTATGAAGCCGTCACAATCGCCGTTGAAATCAAGCGGCGCTATGACGAGCTACTCAGCCTGTTGCGGTCGCGATACGGCACAACGTCGGTCGATCAGCAGGACGTCATCAAGGCCGAGATCGAAGCGGCCACCGCCGAGGGCGATGTCATCCGCCGGCAAGGCGAACAGAAAGCTGCGGCGGCCCGGCTGAATGCTCTGATCGGTCGTCCTTCCCTAGCTTCCTTGGCGGCGCCAACCGGCTTTCGGGCCGTCAAAGCAACCAGCCTCGCGCAGGTGCAGGCGCTCGCACGCTCCGCGAACCCGATGCTGGCGCTGGCCGGAGCGCAGAGCAATTCCGCGGCCCAAACCAAATCGCTAACCGATCTCAACTACTATCCCGACGTGACGCTCGGCGCCAAATACGTGCAACGGCCCGGCACGGAAGATACCGGCGAGTTCATGCTGGGCGTCAAGCTGCCGCTCCACTATGAGGTCAAGGATGCCGAGCAACGTGCGGCAGGTGCGCGGCTTGGCGCTGCGCAAGCCCGCAACGAGGCGCTGCGGCTGCGGGTCGATGGACAGGTCGCCGACGCCTGGTTCGGCGTCGATGCGCTGCGCAAGGTCGTGCAGATCTATGCATCGCGCCAACTGCCACCGGCCCGCTCTTCGGTCGACAACGCGCGGAACGGCTTTCAGGCGGGTACGTCCGACCTTTCTTCCGTTTTCGAATCGGAGCGAAGGCTTCGCGCCATACAACTCGATTTGCTGAAGCTCAAGGTGGAGCTGCAGACGAAATACGCGGAGATGGAACGTTTGGCAGGGGGCGCCCTATGA
- a CDS encoding efflux RND transporter periplasmic adaptor subunit, translating into MRRLVAAFLIVFVILAAGAAGLVVGRSNGPLPGWLDAVLPTAKQGPAQPEPTGPVIYYRDPDGRPEYSPTPKRTSAGKDYLAVRASEDVSFEEKTPETMTAKGGNPGKIRYYRNPMGLPDTSPTPKKDSMGMDYLPVYEGEEDDSSVKVSAGKLQKAGVQTEIAERRTLNTVVRAPGTVQEDERRKAVVSLRFEAFIDRVENVTTGSHVHKGERLMRVYGPNLSSAAAEYLSALNARPDAGISNQALKGARRRLENLDAPETFIADLERTREIPTYVNWPAPQDGEIIERTAVNGMRAAPGDVLFRIADHQVVWVLVDIAERDLSLVEVGQKASVRLRAYPDRVFTGKVALIYPHLMAETRTGRVRIELPNPDEVLRPDMYADVEISTGAEAPVVTVSSSAVIDSGERQIVLIDKGEGRFEPRAVKLGRRGAGFVEIKEGIAENDKVVVSANFLIDAESNLKAALKGLDSGEKPQ; encoded by the coding sequence ATGAGACGGCTAGTAGCCGCTTTCCTGATTGTGTTCGTGATTCTGGCCGCCGGAGCGGCGGGATTGGTCGTCGGTCGCTCGAACGGTCCGCTTCCCGGCTGGCTTGATGCTGTTCTGCCGACCGCAAAACAGGGACCAGCTCAGCCGGAACCTACGGGGCCCGTCATCTACTACCGTGATCCGGATGGCCGGCCAGAGTATTCGCCGACGCCGAAGAGGACTTCGGCGGGCAAGGACTATCTCGCAGTTCGCGCCAGCGAAGACGTGAGTTTCGAGGAAAAGACACCCGAAACGATGACCGCGAAGGGCGGGAATCCAGGCAAAATCCGCTACTACCGTAATCCGATGGGCTTGCCTGACACCTCGCCGACTCCGAAGAAGGATTCGATGGGGATGGACTATCTGCCCGTCTACGAGGGGGAGGAGGACGATTCGTCGGTCAAGGTCAGCGCCGGCAAATTGCAAAAAGCTGGTGTTCAGACCGAGATCGCCGAGCGCCGTACCCTGAATACGGTTGTTCGCGCGCCGGGCACCGTTCAGGAGGACGAGCGCCGCAAAGCGGTTGTGTCGCTGCGGTTCGAAGCTTTCATTGACCGCGTCGAAAACGTTACCACCGGCTCGCACGTCCACAAGGGCGAGCGGCTGATGCGCGTCTACGGCCCGAACCTATCGAGCGCCGCCGCCGAATATCTTTCGGCGCTCAATGCCCGCCCCGACGCGGGCATCAGCAATCAAGCATTAAAAGGGGCGCGGCGTCGTCTTGAAAACCTCGATGCGCCGGAAACGTTTATTGCCGACCTCGAGCGCACCCGCGAAATACCGACATATGTGAACTGGCCAGCCCCTCAGGACGGCGAGATCATCGAGCGTACGGCAGTAAACGGCATGCGCGCGGCGCCCGGCGATGTTCTGTTCCGGATCGCGGATCACCAGGTCGTATGGGTGTTGGTCGACATAGCGGAACGCGACCTCTCCCTGGTCGAGGTCGGACAAAAGGCGAGCGTCCGGCTTCGCGCCTATCCCGACCGTGTTTTCACTGGGAAGGTCGCGTTGATTTACCCACACCTGATGGCGGAGACACGAACCGGACGCGTCAGGATCGAATTGCCTAACCCGGACGAAGTGCTGCGGCCCGACATGTACGCCGACGTTGAGATCTCAACTGGTGCAGAGGCTCCGGTCGTGACCGTCTCCAGCAGCGCGGTCATCGACAGTGGCGAGCGGCAGATTGTCCTGATCGATAAAGGCGAAGGGCGTTTCGAGCCGCGCGCGGTGAAGCTCGGCCGGCGCGGCGCTGGTTTCGTCGAGATCAAGGAAGGGATCGCCGAGAACGACAAGGTCGTCGTCTCCGCGAACTTCCTGATTGACGCCGAAAGCAATCTCAAAGCGGCGCTCAAGGGCCTGGATTCCGGGGAGAAACCGCAATGA